A single Methylomonas sp. AM2-LC DNA region contains:
- a CDS encoding helix-turn-helix transcriptional regulator, with amino-acid sequence MIKNERQLKITGNTLRKFESILVQLTTQYQSSADLKLKMQIDALETDVLKLKREIEEFEYLKSGAVKIILAKSFHDLPNVIIKARIARALTQKDLALKLGMKEQQIQRYETNDFASASFAMMVKIVDALDITIEEKVRLNKI; translated from the coding sequence ATGATTAAGAATGAAAGGCAATTAAAAATTACCGGAAATACACTTCGTAAGTTCGAGTCAATTTTGGTGCAGTTAACAACACAATATCAATCTAGTGCCGATTTGAAATTAAAAATGCAAATTGATGCATTAGAAACTGATGTTTTGAAACTCAAAAGAGAAATTGAAGAATTTGAATATCTAAAAAGCGGAGCAGTAAAAATAATCTTGGCAAAATCATTTCATGATCTGCCTAATGTGATAATAAAAGCGAGAATTGCTAGGGCATTAACACAGAAAGACCTCGCCTTAAAATTAGGCATGAAAGAACAACAAATTCAAAGATACGAAACCAATGATTTTGCGAGCGCATCATTCGCAATGATGGTGAAAATTGTAGATGCTCTTGATATAACCATCGAAGAAAAAGTAAGGCTAAATAAGATATAA